One genomic window of Aggregatilinea lenta includes the following:
- a CDS encoding cyclic-di-AMP receptor — protein MTTKLILAILRGDSEERVRPRLLDAGLRVTELSSTGGFLRKGSTTVLIGVEEDQIEAALNIFRETIPTPEGEADHNATIFVLNADQFTHF, from the coding sequence ATGACGACAAAACTGATCCTTGCCATCCTGCGCGGCGATAGCGAAGAACGAGTGCGTCCCCGGCTGCTCGACGCCGGGCTGCGCGTCACCGAATTGAGCAGCACGGGCGGCTTTTTGCGCAAGGGCAGCACCACCGTGCTCATCGGCGTCGAAGAAGACCAGATCGAGGCGGCGCTCAATATCTTCCGCGAGACGATTCCCACGCCCGAAGGCGAAGCCGACCACAACGCGACGATCTTCGTCCTCAACGCGGACCAGTTCACACACTTCTAG
- a CDS encoding cyclic-di-AMP receptor has product MKLIVAIVQDQDAERTSKALTDAGYRITRVASTGGFFSVGNTTLLAGVEDHRVGALLGMLKETCERRTRLIPAGPNIVESAAMMGAFVEVEVGGATVFVLNVERFEQI; this is encoded by the coding sequence ATGAAACTGATCGTTGCCATCGTCCAAGACCAGGACGCTGAGCGCACCAGCAAGGCCCTGACCGATGCCGGATATCGCATCACGCGGGTGGCCAGCACCGGCGGATTTTTTAGCGTGGGCAACACCACGCTGCTGGCCGGCGTGGAGGATCACCGGGTCGGTGCGCTGTTAGGCATGCTCAAAGAAACATGCGAACGCCGCACGCGCCTGATCCCCGCTGGCCCTAACATCGTCGAATCGGCGGCGATGATGGGCGCGTTTGTCGAGGTCGAAGTCGGCGGCGCGACCGTGTTTGTGCTGAACGTGGAGCGATTCGAGCAGATATGA
- a CDS encoding hybrid sensor histidine kinase/response regulator has protein sequence MNNRSTDARAAIILFVDDNAALLRSVERLLRMEGFQTLLASDGSEALHLMESVTQLPDLIISDIAMPRMDGFELFETIRQRPEWMDIPFLFLTARDQLDDLRRGYALGADDYLVKPLDQERLIMIIRGKLKRRTELLESIQSQQDALSSAKRELSLMVAHELRTPLVSISMVTDILSRELNKMGAGQLDEMVDTMQSGSSRLSRLVEQMVLYVQFQSGALLEAIEMAVRPGYVRDAIIGAIDRARQFNYRRRDIAVRFEELDPGMMISGDLASLRQAMAEVISNAMAFSQPTDEVQITQWVAENLVWITITDQGPGIPEDELERVFEPFHQSNRQRFEQQGIGIGLALARGIIEAHGGALMLRSKEGRGTQVTISLPLYGADDSFVDPY, from the coding sequence ATGAATAACCGATCAACGGACGCACGGGCGGCTATTATCCTCTTCGTGGACGACAATGCGGCACTGCTGCGCAGCGTGGAACGGTTACTGCGTATGGAAGGGTTCCAGACCCTGCTCGCATCCGATGGCAGCGAGGCGCTTCACCTGATGGAGTCCGTCACGCAGCTCCCGGACCTGATCATCAGCGACATCGCCATGCCGCGCATGGACGGGTTCGAGCTGTTCGAGACGATCCGCCAGCGCCCGGAGTGGATGGATATCCCATTCCTATTTTTGACCGCGCGCGACCAGCTCGACGATCTGCGGCGCGGTTATGCGCTGGGGGCGGACGATTACCTCGTGAAACCGCTCGACCAGGAGCGGCTGATCATGATCATTCGGGGCAAGCTCAAGCGTCGCACGGAGCTGCTGGAGAGCATCCAAAGCCAGCAGGACGCGCTCAGCTCCGCCAAGCGCGAGCTGTCGCTGATGGTGGCGCACGAGTTGCGCACGCCGCTGGTGTCGATCAGCATGGTGACCGATATCCTATCCCGTGAGCTGAACAAGATGGGCGCGGGCCAGCTCGACGAGATGGTAGACACCATGCAGAGCGGCAGCAGCCGCCTGTCGCGGTTGGTCGAGCAGATGGTGCTGTACGTGCAGTTTCAGTCCGGCGCGCTGTTGGAAGCGATCGAGATGGCGGTGCGGCCCGGCTACGTGCGCGACGCGATCATCGGCGCGATCGACCGCGCGCGGCAGTTCAACTACCGGCGGCGCGACATCGCGGTACGCTTCGAAGAACTGGACCCCGGCATGATGATCAGCGGTGACCTCGCGTCGCTGCGGCAGGCGATGGCCGAGGTGATCTCGAACGCGATGGCGTTCTCCCAACCCACCGACGAGGTTCAGATCACACAGTGGGTCGCCGAGAACCTGGTGTGGATCACCATCACCGACCAGGGACCGGGCATCCCTGAAGACGAGCTGGAGCGGGTGTTCGAGCCGTTCCACCAATCGAACCGCCAGCGCTTCGAACAGCAGGGCATCGGCATCGGGCTGGCGCTGGCGCGCGGCATCATCGAGGCGCACGGCGGCGCGCTGATGCTGCGCTCGAAGGAAGGGCGCGGCACGCAGGTTACGATCTCGCTGCCGCTCTACGGCGCCGACGACAGCTTCGTGGACCCCTACTGA